In a genomic window of Myxococcales bacterium:
- a CDS encoding cyclic nucleotide-binding domain-containing protein — translation MSTTARLLEHHPLLARVGPDHLNRISRAGELETFNPGEVVVTEGSLGDALYLVLTGEVEVSKAGHPLARLAAGSFFGEMALVEPAPRSATVTAAASTFLFRLPYLELQQLLRHDPRAGSALLVEVVKTLSERLREANRMVSSVGELADWLAGSLV, via the coding sequence GTGTCGACGACGGCGCGGCTGCTTGAGCACCATCCCTTGCTGGCGCGGGTCGGGCCCGATCACCTCAACCGGATCAGCCGGGCCGGCGAGCTCGAGACGTTCAACCCGGGCGAGGTCGTGGTCACCGAGGGCAGCCTCGGCGACGCGCTGTACCTGGTGCTGACCGGCGAGGTCGAGGTGTCCAAGGCCGGCCACCCGCTCGCGCGCCTGGCGGCCGGCAGCTTCTTCGGCGAGATGGCGCTGGTCGAGCCGGCGCCGCGCTCGGCCACGGTCACCGCGGCCGCGTCGACGTTCCTGTTCCGCCTGCCCTACCTCGAGCTGCAGCAGCTGCTCCGCCACGATCCCCGGGCCGGCAGCGCGCTCCTGGTCGAGGTCGTCAAGACCTTGTCCGAGCGGCTGCGCGAGGCCAACCGGATGGTGTCGTCGGTCGGCGAGCTGGCCGACTGGCTCGCCGGCTCGCTGGTGTGA
- a CDS encoding methyltransferase domain-containing protein has translation MTARLLLFALGTAAAAACGGAAHPAPPPPPPDHAAAHHAGHDHHAGHVDHDFADATAWAKVFDDPARDAWQKPAEVVALLDPGPGHTVADIGAGTGYFERYLTRAVGGAGQILALDTEPTMVAYITERAQRELWSNVVARVVTPDDPALPLAAVDRILIVDTWHHLPDRAAYAAKLAAALRPGSTLAVVDFDLAAPMGPPVAARLAPGIVVAELTAAGLVAHVAEESLPHQYVVIATKPTGPGR, from the coding sequence GTGACCGCTCGCCTCCTGTTGTTCGCCCTGGGCACGGCGGCCGCCGCCGCGTGCGGGGGCGCCGCGCACCCGGCGCCACCACCGCCGCCGCCCGATCACGCGGCCGCGCACCACGCCGGCCACGACCACCACGCCGGCCACGTCGACCACGACTTCGCCGACGCCACGGCCTGGGCCAAGGTGTTCGACGATCCCGCGCGCGACGCGTGGCAGAAGCCCGCCGAGGTGGTCGCGCTGCTCGATCCCGGGCCCGGCCACACCGTCGCCGACATCGGCGCCGGCACCGGCTACTTCGAGCGCTATCTGACCCGCGCGGTCGGCGGCGCCGGCCAGATCCTCGCGCTCGACACCGAGCCGACGATGGTCGCGTACATCACCGAGCGCGCCCAGCGCGAGCTGTGGAGCAACGTCGTCGCGCGCGTGGTGACGCCCGACGACCCGGCCCTGCCGCTGGCCGCCGTCGATCGGATCCTGATCGTCGACACCTGGCACCACCTGCCGGATCGCGCCGCGTACGCCGCCAAGCTGGCCGCCGCGCTGCGCCCCGGCAGCACGCTGGCGGTGGTCGACTTCGATCTGGCCGCGCCGATGGGCCCGCCGGTGGCGGCGCGGCTGGCGCCGGGGATCGTCGTGGCCGAGCTGACCGCGGCCGGGCTGGTCGCGCACGTCGCCGAGGAGTCGCTGCCGCACCAGTACGTCGTGATCGCGACCAAGCCGACCGGGCCCGGGCGATGA
- a CDS encoding cation:proton antiporter, with amino-acid sequence MKRAAVALTAVVLLGGSTGGFEPKLLLVIAGFLVFAKLGGDLLTRIGMPAVLGELAAGIIIGNLGLVGWHDLEFALADGNLAFLAELGVILLLFQVGLESNMSQMAKVGAAAFAVACVGVILPMAMGYGLHAALAPDRTWHTHLFIGAILTATSVGITARVFKDLGQIDSPTGRVVLGAAVIDDVLGLIVLAVVSGVVTSADGGRALDAAAILTIVGKAVGFLAVAIVLGHPVSKRLYRAASVLKVHGVLIATSFAFCLAVAYAAHEVGLAPIVGAFAAGLVLDEVVFHDHLVKGDRPLETQLEPVGQVLTPLFFVLTGARVDLKAFANTEALALAGALTVAAIVGKQACALVAFGDGVHKRSVGLGMIPRGEVGLIFAATGANLTLGGQPVIGPTTYAAVVLVVMITTIVTPPLLAWSLKAAPARASTP; translated from the coding sequence ATGAAGCGCGCGGCGGTCGCGCTCACGGCGGTGGTCCTGCTCGGCGGCTCGACCGGGGGCTTCGAGCCCAAGCTGCTCCTCGTCATCGCCGGGTTCCTGGTGTTCGCCAAGCTCGGCGGCGACCTGCTGACCCGGATCGGCATGCCGGCGGTGCTCGGCGAGCTCGCGGCCGGCATCATCATCGGCAACCTCGGCCTCGTCGGCTGGCACGATCTCGAGTTCGCGCTGGCCGACGGCAACCTGGCGTTCCTGGCCGAGCTCGGGGTCATCCTGTTGCTGTTCCAGGTCGGGCTCGAGTCGAACATGAGCCAGATGGCCAAGGTCGGCGCCGCCGCGTTCGCGGTCGCGTGCGTCGGCGTGATCCTGCCGATGGCGATGGGCTACGGCCTGCACGCGGCGCTCGCGCCCGACCGCACCTGGCACACGCACCTGTTCATCGGCGCGATCCTCACCGCGACCTCGGTCGGCATCACCGCGCGGGTGTTCAAGGACCTCGGCCAGATCGACTCGCCGACCGGGCGGGTCGTGCTCGGCGCCGCGGTGATCGACGACGTGCTCGGGCTGATCGTGCTGGCGGTGGTGTCGGGCGTCGTCACCAGCGCCGACGGCGGCCGCGCGCTCGACGCGGCGGCGATCCTGACGATCGTCGGCAAGGCGGTCGGGTTCCTGGCGGTGGCGATCGTGCTGGGCCACCCGGTGTCGAAGCGCCTGTACCGCGCGGCCAGCGTGCTCAAGGTCCACGGCGTGCTGATCGCGACCTCGTTCGCGTTCTGCCTCGCGGTCGCGTACGCCGCCCACGAGGTCGGGCTGGCGCCGATCGTCGGCGCGTTCGCGGCCGGGCTGGTCCTCGACGAGGTCGTCTTCCACGACCACCTGGTCAAGGGCGACCGCCCGCTCGAGACCCAGCTCGAGCCGGTCGGCCAGGTCCTGACGCCGCTGTTCTTCGTCCTGACCGGCGCCCGGGTCGATCTGAAGGCGTTCGCCAACACCGAGGCGCTGGCGCTGGCCGGCGCGCTGACCGTGGCCGCGATCGTCGGCAAGCAGGCGTGCGCGCTGGTCGCGTTCGGCGACGGCGTCCACAAGCGCTCGGTCGGCCTCGGCATGATCCCGCGCGGCGAGGTCGGGCTGATCTTCGCGGCCACCGGCGCCAACCTGACCCTGGGCGGGCAGCCGGTGATCGGCCCGACGACCTACGCCGCCGTGGTCCTGGTCGTGATGATCACCACGATCGTGACCCCGCCGCTGCTGGCGTGGTCGCTCAAGGCCGCGCCCGCGCGGGCGTCGACGCCGTGA
- a CDS encoding DUF192 domain-containing protein, whose amino-acid sequence MRRPILLASLAAAACSRAPARTHGQDGPSTAPPTGPAQPPPTVPTAAITLAGTAGTTVVHAEVVKSPGRVQKGLMYRKFLADDAGMLFLMGDVDDHHFWMHNTLIALDIMFIGEDLKVVGILENMQPLDERSRGVGAPSLYVLEVNGGWAKAHGVAAGTQVTFDGVDAAAL is encoded by the coding sequence ATGCGTCGACCGATCTTGCTCGCCTCGCTCGCCGCGGCCGCGTGCTCGCGCGCGCCGGCCCGGACCCACGGTCAGGATGGCCCGTCGACCGCGCCGCCCACGGGACCGGCGCAGCCGCCGCCGACCGTGCCGACCGCGGCGATCACGCTGGCCGGCACCGCCGGGACCACGGTGGTCCACGCCGAGGTCGTGAAGTCGCCGGGCCGGGTCCAGAAGGGCCTGATGTACCGCAAGTTCCTCGCCGACGACGCCGGGATGCTGTTCCTGATGGGCGACGTCGACGATCACCACTTCTGGATGCACAACACGCTGATCGCGCTCGACATCATGTTCATCGGCGAGGACCTGAAGGTGGTCGGCATCCTCGAGAACATGCAGCCCCTCGACGAGCGCTCGCGCGGCGTCGGCGCGCCGTCGCTGTACGTGCTCGAGGTCAACGGCGGCTGGGCCAAGGCCCACGGCGTCGCCGCCGGCACGCAGGTCACCTTCGACGGCGTCGACGCCGCCGCGCTGTAG
- a CDS encoding uroporphyrinogen-III synthase, with protein sequence MRVVATRNPDELDAYAAALGPRVELIALPLVHERPPTPDEVVALLEAIATPGLTGLWLASARAVAPAVAALLTAGIAPPRAFTVGARTAAAARAAGLTAESLGDDGASAAHALAARGLGGATLLAPRAAGGRDDALAILTAAGATVLPVVAYRLEPRPADDPALAPGLAALAGAAACLVFAPSQVQALAALVDLRRLPPLVAIGPTTAAALIERGVATAAVAATPDPAGMAAALASVYPDGHELP encoded by the coding sequence GTGCGGGTAGTGGCGACCCGGAACCCCGACGAGCTCGACGCCTACGCCGCCGCGCTGGGACCGCGGGTCGAGCTGATCGCGCTGCCGCTGGTGCACGAGCGCCCGCCCACGCCGGACGAGGTGGTGGCGCTGCTGGAGGCGATCGCGACCCCTGGGCTCACCGGCCTGTGGCTGGCCAGCGCCCGCGCGGTGGCGCCCGCGGTCGCCGCCTTGCTGACCGCGGGCATCGCGCCGCCGCGCGCCTTCACCGTCGGCGCCCGCACCGCGGCCGCGGCCCGCGCCGCCGGCCTGACCGCCGAGTCACTCGGGGACGACGGCGCCTCCGCCGCCCACGCGCTCGCGGCCCGGGGCCTGGGGGGCGCAACGCTCCTGGCCCCGCGCGCCGCCGGCGGCCGCGATGACGCCCTGGCCATCCTGACCGCGGCCGGCGCGACCGTGCTGCCGGTCGTGGCCTACCGGCTCGAGCCGCGCCCGGCCGACGATCCGGCCCTGGCGCCGGGGCTGGCCGCGCTGGCCGGCGCCGCCGCGTGCCTGGTGTTCGCCCCGTCGCAGGTGCAGGCGCTCGCCGCGCTGGTCGACCTGCGGCGCTTGCCCCCGCTGGTGGCGATCGGCCCGACGACCGCCGCGGCGCTGATCGAGCGCGGGGTCGCGACCGCTGCGGTCGCCGCCACCCCGGACCCGGCCGGCATGGCGGCGGCGCTGGCCTCGGTGTATCCAGACGGCCATGAACTTCCCTGA
- the hemB gene encoding porphobilinogen synthase, giving the protein MNFPDYRARRVRRTEGLRRMVRETRLSVDNLCYPLFCAPGQGVAKPITSMPGQHVWSVDKAVDAAAAAYDAGIPSVILFGIPEKKDAVGSEAWSANGVVQRAIKAIKKRVPELVVAADACFCEYTDHGHCGVVHERALDNDASLENLARTVVSYARAGVDIVAPSGMLDGFVGACRESLDEDGFTNTSIMAYSAKYASAYYGPFRDAVDSTPQYGDRRGYQMDPANAAEAVREVTMDVSEGADIVMVKPALAYLDVIRVVADEVNLPIACYNVSGEYAMIEAAAANGWIDRDRTVLETLTGMRRAGADILITYHAMLAAQLLAKA; this is encoded by the coding sequence ATGAACTTCCCTGACTACCGCGCGCGCCGCGTCCGCCGGACCGAGGGCCTCCGTCGCATGGTCCGCGAGACCCGGCTGTCGGTCGACAACCTGTGCTACCCGCTGTTCTGCGCGCCGGGCCAGGGCGTGGCCAAGCCGATCACCTCGATGCCGGGCCAGCACGTGTGGTCGGTCGACAAGGCCGTCGACGCCGCCGCCGCCGCGTACGACGCCGGCATCCCGTCGGTGATCCTGTTCGGCATCCCCGAGAAGAAGGACGCGGTCGGATCCGAGGCGTGGTCGGCCAACGGCGTGGTCCAGCGCGCGATCAAGGCCATCAAGAAGCGCGTGCCCGAGCTGGTCGTGGCCGCCGACGCGTGCTTCTGCGAGTACACCGATCACGGCCACTGCGGCGTGGTCCACGAGCGCGCGCTCGACAACGACGCGTCGCTCGAGAACCTGGCCCGGACGGTCGTGTCCTACGCCCGCGCCGGCGTCGACATCGTCGCGCCGTCGGGGATGCTCGACGGCTTCGTCGGCGCCTGCCGCGAGTCGCTCGACGAGGACGGCTTCACGAACACCTCGATCATGGCGTACTCGGCCAAGTACGCGTCGGCCTACTACGGCCCGTTCCGCGACGCGGTCGACAGCACGCCGCAGTACGGCGACCGCCGCGGCTACCAGATGGATCCGGCCAACGCGGCCGAGGCCGTGCGCGAGGTGACGATGGACGTCAGCGAGGGCGCCGACATCGTCATGGTCAAGCCGGCGCTGGCCTACCTCGACGTGATCCGCGTCGTCGCCGACGAGGTCAACCTGCCGATCGCCTGCTACAACGTCAGCGGCGAGTACGCGATGATCGAGGCCGCGGCCGCCAACGGCTGGATCGATCGCGATCGCACGGTGCTCGAGACCCTGACCGGCATGCGCCGCGCCGGCGCCGACATCTTGATCACCTACCACGCGATGCTGGCCGCCCAGCTGCTCGCGAAGGCGTAG
- a CDS encoding phosphatase PAP2 family protein yields the protein MGRTPLAFVVAAALVWGLAAAPAAAERRLKAHHRRDVPIIAIGAILYTVGEVAAKDSLSPSACRWCASNGFDTAVRDKLRWSSTGTAHTLSNIVGFGVTPIVAAAMTDLVGGLDGRGGDWFHNGVILAETGVLAATVNYVVKALVGRERPFVHALAPGDKAGTADPADNNLSFYSGHSTLAMSLAVGAGTTATLRGYRRAWLVWATTVPMALATGYLRIGADKHWASDVLTGWALGAGFGVAVPYLLHTECGPSTPMPVVARGGGATTVGVALAW from the coding sequence ATGGGTCGGACTCCGCTCGCGTTCGTCGTCGCCGCGGCGCTGGTCTGGGGCCTGGCGGCCGCGCCGGCCGCGGCCGAGCGCCGGCTCAAGGCCCACCACCGCCGCGACGTGCCGATCATCGCGATCGGCGCGATCCTCTACACGGTCGGCGAGGTCGCGGCCAAGGACTCGCTGTCGCCGAGCGCGTGCCGCTGGTGCGCGAGCAACGGCTTCGACACCGCCGTCCGCGACAAGCTGCGCTGGAGCTCGACCGGCACCGCGCACACGCTGTCGAACATCGTCGGGTTCGGGGTGACGCCGATCGTCGCCGCGGCCATGACCGATCTGGTCGGCGGGCTCGACGGCCGCGGCGGCGACTGGTTCCACAACGGCGTGATCCTGGCCGAGACCGGCGTGCTCGCGGCCACCGTCAACTACGTCGTCAAGGCGCTGGTCGGGCGCGAGCGCCCGTTCGTGCACGCGCTGGCGCCGGGCGACAAGGCCGGCACCGCGGATCCGGCCGACAACAACCTGTCGTTCTACTCGGGCCACTCGACCCTGGCGATGAGCCTGGCGGTCGGGGCCGGCACGACCGCGACGCTGCGCGGCTACCGCCGGGCCTGGCTGGTCTGGGCGACGACCGTGCCGATGGCGCTGGCGACCGGCTACCTGCGCATCGGCGCCGACAAGCACTGGGCCTCGGACGTGCTCACCGGCTGGGCCCTGGGCGCCGGCTTCGGGGTCGCGGTGCCGTACCTGCTCCACACCGAGTGCGGCCCGTCGACGCCGATGCCGGTGGTCGCGCGCGGCGGCGGCGCGACCACGGTCGGCGTGGCCCTGGCCTGGTAG
- a CDS encoding phosphatase PAP2 family protein: MMPRRSRWAGALVIAAALALAPTATAEPRLRVKRAREVPIVLVGGLTYGLVSGLATDALTPARCRWCAANPLDVGVRDGLRWSSPATADTASDVTAYVAAPAVALGLTYLALADGGAGQALDDGLVVAEAALLAMATSYTVKSLVGRERPDVHALAPADKPDASANNRSFYSGHSTLATSLVVAAGTVATMRGYRHARLVWAVGVPVAVATGYLRIAADKHWASDVVIGWATGAAIGAGVPWLLHRVDVPTPVIGRARGATTVGVALAW; this comes from the coding sequence ATGATGCCGCGACGGTCGCGCTGGGCTGGAGCGCTGGTGATCGCCGCGGCGCTCGCCCTCGCGCCGACGGCCACGGCCGAGCCGCGGCTGCGGGTCAAGCGCGCGCGCGAGGTCCCGATCGTGCTGGTCGGCGGCCTGACCTACGGGCTGGTCAGCGGCCTCGCCACCGACGCGCTGACGCCGGCGCGCTGCCGCTGGTGCGCGGCCAACCCGCTCGACGTCGGGGTGCGCGACGGCCTGCGGTGGTCGTCGCCGGCGACCGCCGACACCGCGTCCGACGTCACCGCCTACGTGGCGGCGCCGGCGGTGGCGCTCGGCCTGACGTACCTGGCGCTCGCCGACGGCGGCGCCGGCCAGGCGCTCGACGACGGCCTCGTCGTCGCCGAGGCGGCGCTCCTGGCCATGGCGACCAGCTACACGGTCAAGTCGCTGGTCGGGCGCGAGCGCCCCGACGTCCACGCGCTGGCGCCAGCCGACAAGCCCGACGCGAGCGCGAACAACCGCTCGTTCTACTCGGGCCACTCGACCCTGGCGACGTCGCTGGTGGTGGCCGCCGGCACGGTCGCGACGATGCGCGGCTACCGCCACGCCCGCCTGGTGTGGGCGGTCGGCGTGCCGGTGGCGGTGGCCACGGGCTACCTGCGCATCGCCGCCGACAAGCACTGGGCGTCCGACGTCGTCATCGGCTGGGCGACGGGCGCGGCCATCGGTGCCGGCGTGCCGTGGCTCTTGCACCGCGTCGACGTGCCGACGCCGGTGATCGGCCGCGCCCGCGGCGCCACCACCGTCGGCGTGGCGCTGGCCTGGTAG
- a CDS encoding sigma-54-dependent Fis family transcriptional regulator produces MIAPAVLLVDDEPGVLYTLREVLTERGHRVLTASSGAAALPQLDDAAVVVTDLQMPGMTGLDLIAAITARDPTLPVILLTAHGSEKVAVAAVKAGAYDYLTKPFDIDEVAVVIERALEARALRVANKTLAAERALGRRIVGDSRPMRRLLDATARVASRDVTVLVRGETGTGKEFVAQLLHAQSPRAAGPLVRFNCAAIPAELAEAELFGHVRGAFTGATATRRGFFAEAHHGTLVLDEVGELPLAVQAKLLRALQEGEIQPVGSGRVERVDVRVVAATNRDLVAEAKAGNFREDLYYRLAVVELVVPPLRDRLDDVPALAAEFARRYGDKFGTGPLAVEPALVDALVAAPWPGNVRQLENTIARLAALAHDATLTAADFHEHHAHPTPPAPHDDASSAAAVRAPVDGEVAADGPSLREQVEAFERGVIARALAATGGNQSEAARRLGTSRVTLIDKIKKYGLAGR; encoded by the coding sequence ATGATCGCGCCGGCGGTGCTCCTGGTCGACGACGAGCCCGGCGTGCTCTACACGCTGCGCGAGGTCCTGACCGAGCGCGGCCACCGGGTGCTGACCGCGAGCTCGGGCGCGGCGGCGCTGCCGCAGCTCGACGACGCCGCGGTGGTCGTGACCGATCTGCAGATGCCGGGCATGACCGGCCTCGATCTGATCGCCGCGATCACCGCCCGCGATCCGACCCTGCCGGTGATCCTCTTGACCGCGCACGGGTCCGAGAAGGTGGCGGTCGCGGCGGTCAAGGCCGGCGCCTACGACTACCTGACCAAGCCGTTCGACATCGACGAGGTCGCGGTCGTGATCGAGCGCGCGCTCGAGGCCCGGGCGCTGCGCGTCGCCAACAAGACGCTGGCGGCCGAGCGGGCGCTGGGGCGCCGGATCGTCGGCGACTCGCGGCCGATGCGGCGCCTGCTCGACGCGACCGCCCGGGTCGCCAGCCGCGACGTGACCGTGCTGGTGCGCGGCGAGACCGGCACCGGCAAGGAGTTCGTCGCGCAGCTCCTGCACGCGCAGTCGCCGCGCGCCGCCGGGCCGCTGGTGCGCTTCAACTGCGCCGCGATCCCGGCCGAGCTGGCCGAGGCCGAGCTGTTCGGGCACGTGCGCGGCGCGTTCACCGGCGCGACCGCGACCCGGCGCGGCTTCTTCGCCGAGGCCCACCACGGCACGCTGGTGCTCGACGAGGTCGGCGAGCTGCCGCTGGCGGTGCAGGCCAAGCTGCTGCGGGCGCTGCAGGAGGGCGAGATCCAGCCGGTCGGCTCGGGCCGGGTCGAGCGGGTCGACGTCCGGGTCGTGGCCGCGACCAACCGCGATCTCGTGGCCGAGGCCAAGGCCGGCAACTTCCGCGAGGACCTCTACTACCGGCTGGCCGTGGTCGAGCTGGTGGTGCCGCCGCTGCGCGATCGCCTCGACGACGTCCCGGCGCTGGCCGCCGAGTTCGCGCGCCGCTACGGCGACAAGTTCGGGACCGGCCCGCTGGCCGTCGAGCCGGCGCTGGTCGACGCGCTGGTGGCGGCGCCGTGGCCCGGCAACGTGCGGCAGCTCGAGAACACGATCGCGCGGCTGGCGGCCTTGGCCCACGACGCGACCCTCACCGCCGCCGACTTCCACGAGCACCACGCGCACCCGACGCCCCCGGCGCCGCACGACGACGCCTCGTCGGCCGCGGCGGTCCGCGCGCCGGTGGACGGCGAGGTGGCGGCCGACGGGCCGTCGCTGCGCGAGCAGGTCGAGGCGTTCGAGCGCGGCGTGATCGCGCGGGCCCTGGCGGCGACCGGCGGCAACCAGAGCGAGGCCGCGCGCCGGCTCGGCACCAGCCGCGTGACGCTGATCGACAAGATCAAGAAGTACGGCCTGGCCGGGCGCTGA
- a CDS encoding sensor histidine kinase has product MCRLQSVGAKVAHELKNPLASVKGLVQLLARAPAEGKARERLDVMQSEIARMEAILVEYLSFARPLEDLRPQAIALDAIVTDAAAVVSGRAEHARLALTVDAAPVALTADPRRLKEALLNLLANAIEATPAGGTITVRTRPAADGGGVIEVVDSGRGIKPDDLARLGTSFFTTREGGTGLGVVLASSVVAQHGGTIHYDSTVGQGTSVIVRLPATPGAAPAAQTGGRAA; this is encoded by the coding sequence ATGTGCCGGCTGCAGTCGGTCGGCGCCAAGGTCGCGCACGAGCTGAAGAACCCGCTGGCCTCGGTGAAGGGCCTCGTCCAGCTGCTGGCGCGGGCGCCGGCCGAGGGCAAGGCCCGCGAGCGGCTCGACGTCATGCAGAGCGAGATCGCGCGCATGGAGGCGATCCTGGTCGAGTACCTGTCGTTCGCGCGGCCGCTCGAGGACCTGCGGCCGCAGGCGATCGCGCTCGACGCGATCGTCACCGACGCGGCCGCGGTGGTGTCGGGCCGGGCCGAGCACGCGCGCCTGGCGCTGACGGTCGACGCCGCGCCGGTGGCGCTGACCGCCGATCCGCGCCGGCTCAAGGAGGCGCTGCTCAACCTGCTCGCCAACGCCATCGAGGCGACCCCGGCCGGCGGCACGATCACCGTGCGCACGCGCCCGGCCGCCGACGGCGGCGGCGTGATCGAGGTGGTCGACAGCGGCCGCGGCATCAAGCCGGATGACCTGGCGCGGCTCGGCACGTCGTTCTTCACCACCCGCGAGGGCGGCACCGGCCTCGGCGTCGTGCTGGCGTCGTCGGTCGTGGCCCAGCACGGCGGCACGATCCACTACGACAGCACGGTCGGGCAGGGGACCTCCGTGATCGTGCGGCTGCCCGCGACGCCGGGCGCGGCGCCGGCCGCGCAGACCGGCGGCCGCGCGGCATGA
- a CDS encoding TolC family protein, which produces MFRACLAAAILAAAISPALAQPAPAGAPPVPDDPMAAFDAELGALLGQPGGLTAADAAARAARTSPAAARKRAETDAARTTVGTIKIALLPISKVSASYTRLSDVPDLRFAAPPAPAIEAQLNAFHLGYDLAIPLTDLIMRLPPAKKAAEDQVRATELSSQAAALDAGAQAEQLYYEWVRVSLATVVAERQVTQVEATRAQLAVLVEVQRASRADLLQLEAGKAQAELALVQLKQASAVLADQLRIMIGAGPDERLTIGDDIRPIDELPALADDATMVQAAMTRRYEARALSAATDVLAHHRRDTKVQRLPKLNVFGQLNYDQPNQRYFTSPDEFHLSWAAGVSLTWSPNDFLYTDPDLAAIDAQARAIAADRRGLEMSIEGQIASARSSLTLADAAYTASQRGLAAAAESYRVRQDLLANERATATELIVAEGALTQARLAAINALIDRRIAWAKLRHAAGLDVP; this is translated from the coding sequence ATGTTCCGAGCCTGCCTCGCCGCCGCGATCCTGGCGGCGGCGATCTCTCCCGCCCTCGCCCAGCCGGCGCCCGCCGGCGCGCCCCCTGTCCCCGATGACCCGATGGCCGCGTTCGACGCCGAGCTGGGCGCGCTCCTGGGGCAACCCGGGGGCCTGACCGCGGCCGACGCCGCCGCCCGCGCCGCCCGCACCAGCCCCGCGGCCGCCCGGAAGCGCGCCGAGACCGACGCCGCACGCACGACGGTCGGCACGATCAAGATCGCGCTGCTCCCGATCTCCAAGGTGTCGGCGTCGTACACGCGCCTGTCCGACGTCCCCGATCTGCGGTTCGCGGCGCCGCCGGCGCCGGCCATCGAGGCGCAGCTCAACGCCTTCCACCTCGGCTACGACCTGGCGATCCCGCTGACCGACCTGATCATGCGGCTGCCGCCCGCGAAGAAGGCCGCCGAGGATCAAGTGCGCGCCACCGAGCTGAGCAGCCAGGCGGCCGCGCTCGACGCCGGCGCCCAGGCCGAGCAGCTCTACTACGAGTGGGTGCGGGTGTCGCTGGCGACCGTCGTGGCCGAGCGGCAGGTGACCCAGGTCGAGGCGACCCGCGCCCAGCTCGCGGTGCTGGTCGAGGTGCAGCGAGCGTCGCGCGCCGATCTGCTGCAGCTCGAGGCCGGCAAGGCCCAGGCCGAGCTGGCGCTGGTGCAGCTCAAGCAGGCGTCGGCGGTGCTCGCCGACCAGCTGCGCATCATGATCGGCGCCGGCCCCGACGAGCGCCTGACGATCGGCGACGACATCCGGCCGATCGACGAGCTGCCGGCGCTGGCCGATGACGCGACGATGGTCCAGGCCGCGATGACCCGGCGCTACGAGGCCCGGGCGCTGTCGGCCGCGACCGACGTGCTCGCCCACCACCGCCGCGACACCAAGGTGCAGCGGCTGCCCAAGCTCAACGTGTTCGGCCAGCTCAACTACGACCAGCCCAACCAGCGCTACTTCACGTCGCCCGACGAGTTCCACCTGAGCTGGGCCGCCGGCGTGTCGCTGACCTGGTCGCCCAACGACTTCCTCTACACCGATCCCGACCTGGCCGCGATCGACGCGCAGGCGCGGGCCATCGCGGCCGATCGCCGCGGGCTGGAGATGTCGATCGAGGGCCAGATCGCGTCGGCCCGGTCGTCGCTGACCCTGGCCGACGCGGCCTACACCGCCAGCCAGCGCGGCCTGGCCGCCGCGGCCGAGAGCTACCGCGTGCGCCAGGATCTGCTCGCCAACGAGCGCGCCACCGCCACCGAGCTGATCGTCGCCGAGGGCGCGCTCACCCAGGCGCGGCTGGCCGCCATCAACGCCTTGATCGACCGACGGATCGCGTGGGCCAAGCTGCGCCACGCCGCCGGGCTGGACGTGCCATGA